One Cucurbita pepo subsp. pepo cultivar mu-cu-16 chromosome LG07, ASM280686v2, whole genome shotgun sequence genomic region harbors:
- the LOC111798076 gene encoding uncharacterized protein LOC111798076, which translates to MIEAVQSSINGAFSQFQSCGDSSEEELSVLPRHTKVVVTGNNRTKSVLVGLHGVVKKAVGLGGWHWLVLTNGIEVKLQRNALSVIEAPTGNEEDDELEFENSTWNGLDMASDDAQKSHKSRHKFHKSCGSSHKTISRSLSCDSQSKSSVSAPQRSMRVDLSKLEMTALWRYWRHFNLVDAFPNPSKEQLVDLVQRHFMSLQLDELQVIMGFVKAAKRLKTVCK; encoded by the exons ATGATTGAAGCTGTGCAGAGTTCCATCAATGGCGCGTTCTCGCAGTTTCAGAGCTGTGGTGATAGCAGCGAGGAGGAGCTTTCGGTTCTTCCTCGCCATACTAAGGTTGTCGTTACCGGAAATAATCGGACCAAATCGGTTCTCGTCGGACTTCATGGCGTCGTCAAGAAAGCCGTCGGTCTTGGCGGCTGGCATTGGCTG GTTTtaacaaatggtatagagGTGAAACTACAGCGGAATGCGCTTAGTGTGATCGAGGCTCCAACGGGCaatgaagaagacgatgaacTCGAATTCGAGAACTCGACATGGAATGGATTGGATATGG CATCTGATGACGCCCAAAAATCCCACAAATCAAGGCATAAATTTCACAAATCATGTGGGTCATCTCACAAGACTATAAGCAGATCCCTTTCCTGTGACTCACAGTCGAAGAGCTCGGTTTCTGCACCGCAACGATCCATG AGGGTTGACCTTAGTAAACTAGAGATGACTGCATTGTGGAGATATTGGCGACACTTCAATCTC GTTGATGCCTTTCCCAACCCGTCGAAAGAGCAATTAGTAGATCTAGTTCAAAGGCATTTCATGTCACTG CAACTGGATGAGTTGCAGGTTATAATGGGTTTTGTGAAGGCTGCAAAGAGACTGAAAACAGTGTGCAAATGA
- the LOC111798555 gene encoding probable galacturonosyltransferase-like 1 translates to MKSSLLLEYFLKPHLKAKATHHRPVTISLILTLHIKTHLLPFLLPHSLSPASAMFKPPAALLFFIFSLTAVNATVLFKEAPQFYNSPDCPSVFEGEDDGHRLCSDDGVHVAMTLDTAYIRGSMAAILSVLQHSSCPQNVIFHFVSSASANALSLHATISSSFPYLKFKIYPFDDVAVSRLISTSIRSALDCPLNYARSYLADLLPLCVRRVVYLDSDIILVDDIANLANTPLNDAVLAAPEYCNANFTAYFTPTFWSNPSLSLTFANRHPCYFNTGVMVIDLSRWRLGDFTAEIEEWMELQKRMRIYELGSLPPFMLVFAGNIVPVDHRWNQHGLGGDNFRGLCRDLHPGPVSLLHWSGKGKPWARVDANRPCPLDSLWVPYDLLQTPFSLDS, encoded by the coding sequence atgAAGAGCTCGTTGTTGTTGGAATATTTTCTGAAACCCCATTTGAAAGCTAAAGCTACTCACCACCGGCCGGTCACCAtctctctcattctcaccTTACACATAAAAACCCATCTCTTACCTTTCCTCCTTCCTCACTCCCTCTCGCCGGCCTCCGCCATGTTTAAACCTCCGGCCGcccttctcttcttcattttctcctTAACTGCCGTCAATGCCACCGTTCTATTCAAGGAGGCACCCCAATTCTACAACTCCCCTGACTGCCCCTCTGTTTTCGAGGGCGAGGATGATGGCCATCGTCTCTGCTCCGACGATGGCGTCCACGTCGCAATGACATTGGACACGGCTTACATCCGGGGCTCCATGGCGGCGATCCTCTCCGTTTTGCAACATTCGTCCTGTCCCCAAAATGTAATCTTCCATTTTGTTTCCTCTGCTTCTGCAAATGCTCTGTCTCTCCACGCCACCATTTCCTCCTCCTTTCCTTACctgaaattcaaaatctacCCCTTCGATGATGTCGCCGTGTCCCGTTTGATCTCCACCTCCATCCGCTCTGCCTTGGATTGTCCGTTGAACTATGCTCGTAGCTACTTGGCTGACCTCCTCCCCCTCTGTGTTCGCCGTGTTGTCTATCTCGATTCCGATATAATCCTCGTCGACGACATCGCTAACCTCGCCAACACTCCTCTTAACGACGCTGTCCTCGCTGCCCCTGAGTACTGCAACGCCAATTTCACGGCCTATTTCACTCCCACTTTCTGGTCCAATCCCTCTCTGTCTCTCACCTTCGCTAATCGCCACCCCTGTTACTTCAATACCGGTGTCATGGTCATCGACCTCTCCCGGTGGCGCCTCGGCGACTTCACCGCCGAAATCGAAGAATGGATGGAGCTTCAGAAGAGAATGAGGATCTACGAGCTTGGATCTCTACCGCCATTCATGCTTGTTTTCGCTGGAAACATCGTCCCCGTCGACCACCGGTGGAACCAGCACGGCCTCGGCGGGGATAATTTCCGGGGACTCTGCCGGGATCTACACCCGGGTCCGGTGAGCCTGTTGCATTGGAGTGGAAAGGGGAAGCCATGGGCCCGAGTGGATGCGAACCGGCCGTGTCCGTTGGACTCTCTGTGGGTCCCTTATGATCTGTTGCAGACTCCATTTTCGTTGGATTCTTGA
- the LOC111798494 gene encoding protein BRASSINAZOLE-RESISTANT 1-like → MTSDGATSASTCRRKPSWRERENNRTRERRRRAIAAKIYAGLRAQGNFNLPKHCDNNEVLKALCADAGWTVEDDGTTYRKGCKPPPMNIVGTSTRITPYSSQNPSPLSSSFPSPMASYQVSPSSSSFPSPSRLDADNPSNLIPYLRQAIPRSLPPLRISNSAPVTPPLSSPASRTPQPFLNWEVTAKESFSSLNYPFFAVSAPASPTRPQLHTPTTIHECDESESSTNASNQWAFLHAYPQSTLTMPTSPTFNLVKPADQHDLQGGFIKENGRGSEFEFLGRKVKPWEGEKIHEVGLEDLELTLGSSSKA, encoded by the exons ATGACCTCCGACGGGGCTACTTCTGCCTCCACTTGCCGCCGGAAGCCGTCATGGAGGGAGCGGGAGAATAATCGAACCAGAGAGCGGCGGAGGAGAGCTATTGCGGCCAAGATTTATGCCGGCCTTAGGGCTCAGGGCAACTTCAACTTGCCTAAACATTGTGACAATAACGAGGTCCTTAAAGCCCTCTGTGCTGATGCTGGTTGGACTGTCGAAGATGATGGAACCACTTATCGGAAG GGATGCAAGCCACCTCCAATGAACATTGTTGGTACTTCCACTAGAATCACGCCCTACTCTTCCCAAAATCCAAGCCCATTGTCTTCTTCATTCCCTAGCCCTATGGCATCCTACCAAGTCAgcccctcctcctcctcctttccGAGCCCGTCCCGTCTGGACGCCGACAATCCATCGAACCTCATTCCGTATCTTCGCCAAGCAATTCCCAGATCACTTCCTCCTCTTAGAATCTCAAACAGTGCTCCTGTGACCCCTCCCCTTTCATCCCCAGCCTCAAGAACTCCACAGCCATTCCTCAATTGGGAGGTCACTGCAAAGGAATCCTTCTCCTCCTTGAACTACCCTTTCTTTGCAGTATCTGCCCCTGCTAGCCCAACTCGCCCTCAGCTGCATACTCCCACCACGATCCACGAATGTGATGAGTCTGAATCATCCACCAACGCTTCCAATCAATGGGCATTTCTCCATGCCTATCCCCAATCCACATTGACAATGCCAACGTCTCCCACATTCAACCTTGTGAAGCCTGCTGACCAGCATGATCTGCAGGGAGGCTTCAtcaaggaaaatggaagaggaaGTGAATTCGAGTTCTTGGGCCGTAAGGTTAAGCCTTGGGAAGGGGAGAAGATCCATGAAGTCGGATTGGAGGATTTGGAACTCACACTTGGTAGTAGCAGTAAGGCTTGA
- the LOC111799119 gene encoding NAC domain-containing protein 41-like, which yields MTPSTGTSPATLDLFVTEKDVCRVLRRISNGDPLPENVLVGIDPYQCKPENLPEGVWFYGKCDGNSNSSWRRKGGDIKLYSDSFFTGWRATFEYYEGQAPHEHKTAWVMHEYWTTDSGTSGNSKQRETSSLYKLFVGDEQFQSPEKIQKIELSTVPNSESINQNHQLVVPDGSNNMENGSTNQPEMREVIRSDMDYISRGDFLEIQDLDTPASSSSSSENSSRVSFTSDEYFDPMALLRDIDRDNNFDTVQRDAACIRSSAPIRLRTEVVHQGGSESLVDTNGSRLPGEESPKPESIVPGSGCKEPELLKGEASSSCQNEVVAKGKEAAAAAAAAAAMDGGKKKKKKKSISRMKKIQKKYFCFFFSF from the exons ATGACTCCTTCAACAGGCACCTCTCCAGCTACACTTGATTTATTTGTTACTGAAAAGGACGTTTGTCGGGTATTAAGAAGGATATCGAATGGAGATCCTCTTCCAGAAAATGTTCTTGTTGGTATAGATCCTTACCAGTGTAAACCCGAAAACTTACCAG AGGGTGTTTGGTTTTACGGAAAGTGCGATGGAAATTCCAACTCGAGTTGGAGGCGGAAGGGTGGAGATATTAAACTGTATTCGGACTCTTTCTTCACTGGATGGAGAGCCACTTTTGAATACTATGAAGGTCAAGCACCTCATGAGCATAAAACAGCCTGGGTTATGCACGAGTACTGGACGACTGATTCAGGCACGAGCGGAAACAGCAAGCAAAGG GAAACTAGCTCACTCTACAAACTCTTTGTTGGAGATGAACAGTTTCAAAGCCCTGAAAAGATTCAGAAAATCGAACTTTCTACCGTTCCCAATTCAGAATCTATCAACCAAAATCACCAGTTGGTTGTTCCAGATGGTTCAAATAACATGGAAAATGGATCCACAAACCAGCCTGAG ATGCGTGAAGTGATCCGTTCTGATATGGATTATATTTCGAGAGGCGACTTCTTGGAAATTCAGGATTTAGATACCCCagcatcttcatcatcaagTTCTGAAAATTCTAGTCGCGTGTCCTTCACTTCAGATGAATATTTTGATCCAATGGCGCTACTAAGAGACATAGACCGTGACAATAACTTCGACACGGTACAAAGAGATGCTGCCTGCATCAGATCCTCTGCACCCATCAGACTAAGGACGGAGGTGGTGCATCAAGGAGGTTCAG AATCTCTTGTCGACACCAATGGAAGCCGCTTACCAGGCGAAGAGAGTCCAAAACCCGAGTCGATAGTGCCCGGTTCAGGGTGCAAAGAACCAGAGCTGTTGAAAGGGGAGGCATCATCAAGCTGTCAGAACGAGGTGGTGGCAAAAGGTAaagaagcagcagcagcagcagcagcagcagcagccatggatggagggaagaagaagaagaagaagaagagcattAGCAGAATGAAGAAGATTCAGAAAAAGtacttctgcttcttcttctcattttag
- the LOC111798558 gene encoding RING finger protein 5, with protein sequence MASGFGESTSRQPQSPSCSDNNGDASNFECNICLDLAQDPIVTLCGHLFCWPCLYKWLHIHSHPQECPVCKAMIEEQKLVPLYGRGKTSTDPRSKSIPGVNIPNRPAGQRPEAAGPPPEPNPFAHNGFGFMGGLGGFAPMASTRFGNFTLSAAFGGLVPSLFNFQMHGYADPSMYGAGANFPYGFPNMFHGSHGHGHAHAHGYYHHLRQGQQDYYLKRLLFFIGFCVLLALIWQ encoded by the coding sequence ATGGCGAGCGGGTTTGGGGAATCAACAAGTAGGCAACCTCAAAGCCCTTCGTGTTCCGACAACAATGGTGATGCTAGTAATTTTGAGTGTAATATTTGCCTGGATTTAGCTCAAGATCCTATTGTAACCCTATGTGGTCATCTTTTTTGTTGGCCATGCCTTTACAAGTGGCTGCACATTCATTCCCATCCCCAGGAATGTCCAGTTTGTAAAGCTATGATAGAAGAGCAAAAATTGGTTCCCTTATATGGTAGGGGAAAGACATCGACTGACCCGAGATCGAAAAGTATTCCGGGAGTTAATATTCCTAATCGTCCTGCGGGACAGAGGCCAGAAGCAGCAGGCCCTCCCCCAGAGCCAAATCCTTTTGCTCACAATGGATTTGGATTCATGGGAGGTCTTGGAGGGTTTGCTCCAATGGCATCAACAAGGTTTGGTAATTTCACATTGTCTGCGGCCTTTGGTGGTCTTGTCCCATCTTTGTTCAACTTTCAGATGCATGGATATGCAGATCCAAGCATGTATGGTGCAGGTGCGAACTTTCCATATGGGTTTCCTAACATGTTTCATGGTAGCCATGGCCATGGCCATGCTCATGCTCATGGATACTATCACCATCTCCGTCAAGGTCAGCAAGATTACTACCTGAAGCGGctgcttttttttattggtttctGTGTTCTTCTTGCCCTAATCTGGCAATAG
- the LOC111799218 gene encoding methyltransferase-like protein 2 isoform X2, with amino-acid sequence MENRLARDELSVFLESGIYRFQNSNFIFVDPVRVLNRSYLRFRVSPSGYYRRFFDHVKKGLDNRDCLLNARKRKRKEKKSRCLNEKELAADQRHQVAKPLLLMAHESLLQATDLLSVMGSLNREIDSSAGSRWVELPNDHQSLIKHGGVWQAPLYEITLKLPESSPSSEVAGSSFKNRVVPLFNNLVVNETLNEVEAEFLDHQYILPRESCFYMSDLRMVHNLIPATASSGFSLIVIDPPWENGSAQQKSKYPTLPNRYFLALPIKKLSHSKGALVALWVTNREKFHRFIELELFPSWGVTHISTFYWLKVKADASLISDLDLFHHRPYECLLLGYCHGEDDIEDLKILEQTVPKDQVIISIPGDYSRKPPIGELLQEYVPGPTLGRCIELFAREMTPGWLSWGNEPLHFQESQHFTRT; translated from the exons ATGGAGAATCGCTTAGCGAGAGATGAACTCTCTGTATTTTTGGAGTCTGGAATTTATCGCTTCCAGAATTCCAATTTCATTTTCGTTGATCCAGTTCGTGTTCTGAATCGTTCGTACTTACGGTTTAGGGTTTCTCCTTCTGGTTACTACCGACGATTCTTCGATCATGTGAAGAAGGGTTTGGATAACAGGGATTGTTTATTGAATGCGAGGAAGCGGAagaggaaggaaaagaaatccCGCTGCTTAAACGAGAAAGAACTTGCTGCCGATCAACGCCACCAG GTGGCGAAGCCTTTGTTGCTTATGGCACACGAGTCGTTATTGCAAGCTACCGATCTGTTGAGCGTAATGGGCAGTTTAAACCGTGAGATTGATTCTTCAGCAGGAAGCAGATGGGTAGAATTGCCGAATGATCATCAATCATTGATCAAACACGGAGGGGTTTGGCAGGCGCCTTTATATGAAATAACTCTCAAACTTCCTGAATCCAGTCCATCCAGTGAAGTTGCAG GATCCTCTTTCAAGAACAGAGTAGTTCCCTTGTTTAATAACCTGGTTGTCAATGAGACCTTGAATGAGGTTGAAGCTGAATTTCTTGATCATCAATATATATTGCCTCGCGAAAGTTGCTTCTACATG TCTGATTTGAGGATGGTTCACAATCTTATTCCTG CTACAGCTAGCTCTGGCTTCAGTCTTATAGTGATCGATCCACCGTGGGAAAATGGAAGTGCTCAACAAAAATCAAA GTATCCAACATTGCCAAACCGTTATTTCTTAGCTCTGCCTATTAAGAAACTGTCTCATAGCAAAGGAGCACTGGTCGCCTTGTGGGTGACGAACAGAGAAAAGTTTCATCGTTTTATCGAGTTGGAATTGTTTCCTTCATGGGGAGTCACACACATTTCCACTTTTTACTGGTTAAAG GTCAAAGCGGATGCTTCGTTGATAAGTGATCTAGATCTCTTCCATCACAGGCCGTATGAATGTCTTCTCTTGGGCTATTGTCACGGTGAG GATGACATTGAAGACCTGAAAATTTTGGAGCAAACCGTACCCAAAGATCAAGTCATCATTAGCATTCCTGGTGATTACTCGAGGAAGCCACCAATTGGAG AGCTTCTGCAGGAGTACGTACCAGGGCCAACGCTGGGTCGCTGCATCGAACTGTTTGCTCGAGAGATGACTCCCGGATGGCTTTCTTGGGGGAACGAGCCCCTTCACTTCCAGGAATCGCAACACTTCACAAGGACATAG
- the LOC111799218 gene encoding methyltransferase-like protein 2 isoform X1: MENRLARDELSVFLESGIYRFQNSNFIFVDPVRVLNRSYLRFRVSPSGYYRRFFDHVKKGLDNRDCLLNARKRKRKEKKSRCLNEKELAADQRHQVAKPLLLMAHESLLQATDLLSVMGSLNREIDSSAGSRWVELPNDHQSLIKHGGVWQAPLYEITLKLPESSPSSEVAGSSFKNRVVPLFNNLVVNETLNEVEAEFLDHQYILPRESCFYMSDLRMVHNLIPATASSGFSLIVIDPPWENGSAQQKSKYPTLPNRYFLALPIKKLSHSKGALVALWVTNREKFHRFIELELFPSWGVTHISTFYWLKVKADASLISDLDLFHHRPYECLLLGYCHG; encoded by the exons ATGGAGAATCGCTTAGCGAGAGATGAACTCTCTGTATTTTTGGAGTCTGGAATTTATCGCTTCCAGAATTCCAATTTCATTTTCGTTGATCCAGTTCGTGTTCTGAATCGTTCGTACTTACGGTTTAGGGTTTCTCCTTCTGGTTACTACCGACGATTCTTCGATCATGTGAAGAAGGGTTTGGATAACAGGGATTGTTTATTGAATGCGAGGAAGCGGAagaggaaggaaaagaaatccCGCTGCTTAAACGAGAAAGAACTTGCTGCCGATCAACGCCACCAG GTGGCGAAGCCTTTGTTGCTTATGGCACACGAGTCGTTATTGCAAGCTACCGATCTGTTGAGCGTAATGGGCAGTTTAAACCGTGAGATTGATTCTTCAGCAGGAAGCAGATGGGTAGAATTGCCGAATGATCATCAATCATTGATCAAACACGGAGGGGTTTGGCAGGCGCCTTTATATGAAATAACTCTCAAACTTCCTGAATCCAGTCCATCCAGTGAAGTTGCAG GATCCTCTTTCAAGAACAGAGTAGTTCCCTTGTTTAATAACCTGGTTGTCAATGAGACCTTGAATGAGGTTGAAGCTGAATTTCTTGATCATCAATATATATTGCCTCGCGAAAGTTGCTTCTACATG TCTGATTTGAGGATGGTTCACAATCTTATTCCTG CTACAGCTAGCTCTGGCTTCAGTCTTATAGTGATCGATCCACCGTGGGAAAATGGAAGTGCTCAACAAAAATCAAA GTATCCAACATTGCCAAACCGTTATTTCTTAGCTCTGCCTATTAAGAAACTGTCTCATAGCAAAGGAGCACTGGTCGCCTTGTGGGTGACGAACAGAGAAAAGTTTCATCGTTTTATCGAGTTGGAATTGTTTCCTTCATGGGGAGTCACACACATTTCCACTTTTTACTGGTTAAAG GTCAAAGCGGATGCTTCGTTGATAAGTGATCTAGATCTCTTCCATCACAGGCCGTATGAATGTCTTCTCTTGGGCTATTGTCACG GATGA
- the LOC111798556 gene encoding probable 1-acyl-sn-glycerol-3-phosphate acyltransferase 4 gives MDVSTPLQSDNTQKQKSLSPIRLMRGAICLAVFLSTACMFLVYFAPVVALFLRLLSRHYCRKATSTIFGFWLALWPFLFEVINGTKVVLYGDDVPDNERVLLIANHRTEVDWMYLWDIALRKGSLGCIKYILKSSLMKLPLFGWGFHVLEFIPVERKWEIDERVMRRNLSTFRNPQDPLWLAVFPEGTDFTEAKCKKSRAYAAEVGLPVLKNVLLPKTRGFCVCLQTLRGSLNAVYDMTIAYKHQCPTFLDNVFGLGPSEVHIHVRRIPIDEIVVSDEGATAWLMDKFKLKDHLLSDFIANGCFPEPRVQEQLSAFKCSMNFLLVISLTAIFAYLTFYSFWSKVYVALSCIYLASVTYLRVQPEHDLGSLISMFVGKKHSTE, from the exons ATGGATGTTTCTACGCCTCTGCAATCTGATAATACACAAAAACAGAAATCTCTTAGTCCGATTAGGCTGATGAGAGGGGCGATTTGTTTAGCGGTGTTTTTGTCGACTGCCTGTATGTTTTTAGTGTATTTTGCGCCTGTAGTGGCTCTCTTTTTACGGCTTCTCAGCCGGCATTACTGTCGGAAGGCAACTTCCACGATTTTTGGTTTCTGGCTGGCTCTCTGGCCCTTTCTATTTGAAGTTATAAATGGGACTAAAGTTGTGTTATATGGAGATGATGTTCCAGATAATGAACGTGTTTTGCTAATTGCTAACCACAGAACTGAAGTTGATTGGATGTATTTGTGGGATATTGCATTGCGAAAGGGCTCCCTTGGCTGCATCAAATACATCCTTAAAAGCAGCTTAATGAAGCTGCCTCTCTTTGGTTGGGGATTCCATGTTTTGGAGTTCATTCCAGTTGAGAGGAAATGGGAGATCGATGAACGGGTTATGCGTCGAAACCTTTCGACGTTTAGAAATCCTCAAGATCCCTTGTGGCTTGCTGTTTTTCCTGAGGGAACTGACTTTAC GGAGGCGAAATGCAAGAAGAGTCGAGCGTATGCTGCCGAGGTCGGACTTCCAGTGCTAAAGAATGTTCTTCTTCCAAAAACTAGAGGTTTTTGTGTTTGCTTACAAACCCTGCGAGGTTCACTTAATGCAG tttatgatatgactatTGCCTACAAGCATCAGTGTCCTACCTTTCTGGATAATGTCTTTGGTCTCGGCCCTTCAGAAGTTCATATCCATGTTCGACGGATCCCCATCGACGAGATCGTCGTTTCAGATGAAGGTGCTACTGCTTGGTTAATGGATAAATTCAAGCTCAAGGATCACTTGCTCTCAGATTTCATAGCTAATGGCTGTTTCCCAGAGCCAAGAGTACAAGAACAACTTTCTGCCTTCAAGTGCTCAATGAACTTCTTACTGGTCATTTCCTTGACTGCAATATTTGCTTACCTTACTTTCTATTCATTTTGGTCCAAAGTTTATGTAGCTTTATCGTGTATATATCTTGCTTCCGTTACGTATCTTCGAGTTCAACCGGAGCACGATTTAGGCAGTTTGATATCAATGTTCGTCGGCAAGAAACATAGCACTGAATAA
- the LOC111798888 gene encoding leishmanolysin-like, producing MEETFRCSLCAAWKFGAKIRFVVVLFEILLLLSLDVVYAKFEDRRLERGAESIVSHSCIHDQILEQKRRPGMKVYSVTPQVYDVLGIAKPLHRTGRALLGLSKLSDQQKNAKQPIRIYLNYDAVGHSPDRDCQKVGDIVKLGEPPVTASFLGSPSCNPHSNPPISGDCWYNCTLDDISGEDKKHRLHKALGQTADWFRRALAVEPVKGNLRLSGYSACGQDGGVQLPREYVEEGIPNADLVLLVTTRPTTGNTLAWAVACERDQWGRAIAGHVNVAPRHLTAESETLLSATLIHEVMHVLGFDPHAFAHFRDERKRRRSQVTEQVLDERLGRTVTRVVLPRVVMHSRYHYGAFSENFTGLELEDGGGRGTSGSHWEKRLLMNEIMTGSVDTRSVVSKMTLALLEDSGWYQANYSMADRLDWGRNQGNDFVTSPCNLWKGAYHCNTTQLSGCTYNREAEGYCPIVSYSGDLPQWAQYFPQPNKGGQSSLADYCTYLVAYSDGSCTDTNSARAPDRMLGEVRGSNSRCMASSLVRTGFVRGSMTQGNGCYQHRCINNSLEVAVDGMWKLCPQAGGPVQFPGFNGELVCPAYHELCSKDLVSVPGKCPNTCNFNGDCVNGRCFCFLGYHGHDCSKRSCPNNCSGHGRCLSNGLCECGNGYTGIDCSTAICDEQCSLHGGVCDNGVCEFRCSDYAGYSCQSSSRLLSSLSVCKNVLQRDMTGQHCAPSEPSILQQLEEVVVMPNYHRLFPSGARKLFNIFGGSYCDAAAKQLACWISIQKCDEDGDNRLRVCHSACQSYNLACGASLDCSDQTLFSSEEEGEGQCTGSGEIKLSWFNRLRSNLFVSNSSSKGTSVK from the exons ATGGAGGAGACGTTTCGGTGTAGTCTATGTGCTGCTTGGAAATTTGGTGCTAAGATCCGCTTCGTTGTTGTTCTGTTTGAG ATTTTGCTTCTATTGTCTTTGGATGTTGTATAtgcaaaatttgaagatcGCCGTCTGGAAAGGGGAGCTGAAAGCATTGTTTCGCACTCTTGCATCCATGACCAGATACTCGAGCAAAAAAGGCGACCTGGGATGAAGGTATACTCCGTTACGCCCCAAGTTTACGATGTATTGGGTATTGCAAAGCCCCTTCATAGAACGGGTAGAGCATTGCTTGGACTTTCGAAATTATCAGATCAGCAAAAGAATGCAAAGCAACCTATTAGAATATATCTGAATTACGATGCTGTTGGTCATTCACCGGATAGGGATTGCCAAAAAGTTGGCGACATTGTTAAG CTTGGAGAACCTCCTGTCACTGCTTCGTTTCTGGGCTCTCCTTCTTGCAATCCTCATAGCAACCCTCCGATTTCGGGTGACTGCTGGTATAATTGCACTTTAGATGATATATCCGGGGAAGACAAAAAACATCGTCTGCACAAG GCTTTAGGTCAGACTGCTGATTGGTTCAGACGAGCATTGGCTGTTGAACCTGTGAAAGGGAACTTGCGTTTAAGTGGATACTCCGCTTGTGGGCAGGATGGAGGTGTACAACTTCCCCGTGAATACGTCGAAG AGGGAATTCCCAATGCAGACTTGGTTCTTTTAGTGACCACGAGGCCTACTACTGGGAACACGCTGGCTTGGGCTGTTGCATGTGAACGCGATCAATGGGGCCGTGCGATTGCTG GGCATGTGAACGTTGCACCTCGGCATTTGACCGCTGAATCAGAAACTTTACTTTCAGCTACTCTTATACACGAG GTTATGCATGTCCTTGGTTTCGATCCACACGCCTTTGCCCATTTCAGAGATGAGAGGAAAAGAAGGCGTAGTCAG GTAACAGAACAGGTCTTGGATGAACGACTCGGGCGTACAGTAACTCGGGTGGTTCTTCCACGTGTTGTTATGCATTCACGATATCATTATGGG GCGTTTTCGGAGAATTTCACGGGTTTAGAGCTAGAAGATGGAGGAGGGCGTGGCACTTCAG GCTCTCACTGGGAAAAGAGGCTTTTGATGAACGAAATAATGACTGGTTCGGTTGATACGAGATCTGTCGTCTCAAAAATGACGCTGGCTTTATTGGAAGACAGTGGATGGTACCAGGCTAACTATAGCATGGCAGATCGTCTCGATTGGGGTCGCAATCAAGGAAATGATTTCGTCACGTCCCCGTGCAACCTCTGGAAGGGGGCATACCATTGCAACACGACACAGTTGTCGGGATGTACATATAATAGGGAGGCAGAGGGTTACTGTCCAATTGTTAGCTATAGTGGGGATCTCCCTCAATGGGCTCAATATTTTCCCCAACCTAACAAAG GTGGACAATCGTCATTGGCTGATTATTGTACGTACCTTGTGGCTTACTCGGATGGATCGTGCACTGACACCAACAGTGCTCGTGCGCCTGATAGAATGTTGGGTGAAGTTCGAGGAAGTAACTCGAG GTGTATGGCCTCATCCTTAGTCAGGACTGGGTTTGTAAGAGGTTCGATGACCCAAGGAAACGGTTGTTATCAGCATCGATGCATTAACAATTCATTGGAG GTAGCTGTTGATGGTATGTGGAAACTATGCCCTCAAGCTGGTGGACCAGTTCAGTTCCCTGGCTTTAATG GTGAATTAGTCTGCCCTGCATATCACGAACTTTGTAGCAAAGACTTAGTTTCGGTGCCTGGAAAGTGCCCGAATACTTGCAATTTCAATGGAGATTGCGTAAACGGGAGGTGTTTTTGCTTTCTAGGCTATCATGGACATGATTGTAGCAAAC GATCTTGTCCTAATAACTGTAGTGGTCATGGGAGGTGTCTTTCTAATGGACTTTGTGAATGTGGAAATGGTTACACTGGCATTGACTGCTCCACCG CTATTTGTGATGAGCAATGTAGCCTCCATGGAGGTGTCTGTGACAATGGCGTTTGCGAATTCCGATGTTCGGATTATGCTGGCTATTCGTGCCAGAGCAGCTCCAGGCTTCTATCGAGTCTCTCCGTTTGCAAAAATGTACTGCAAAGGGATATGACTGGCCAACATTGTGCGCCGAGCGAACCCAGTATTCTACAGCAGCTCGAGGAAGTTGTCGTCATGCCAAATTACCACCGTTTGTTTCCCAGTGGTGCCCGGAAACTTTTTAACATCTTCGGCGGTAGCTACTGCGATGCAGCTGCAAAGCAGCTGGCTTGCTGG ATCTCAATACAAAAGTGCGATGAAGACGGTGACAACAGACTCCGAGTATGCCATTCGGCTTGTCAGTCATACAATCTCGCTTGTGGGGCATCACTCGACTGCTCTGATCAGACTCTCTTCAGCAGTGAGGAGGAAGGCGAAGGGCAGTGCACGGGGTCCGGTGAGATCAAATTGTCGTGGTTTAATCGACTACGCAGTAACTTATTCGTAAGTAACAGCTCCTCAAAAGGAACATCTGTAAAATAG